One segment of Mycolicibacterium sp. YH-1 DNA contains the following:
- a CDS encoding WXG100 family type VII secretion target yields MGQSVEVVVSELNSASARLEDAAQRLQDGLSSVDDETTQLLGSGWKGGAASAYGPAWEQWHGGAEQVVEGLQRMSELLTIAGREYAKTDESGAEALGSTMQGSGGSAGGSGAAGGQSAGAASDPGAAQGVVGQGDGASSAGGANPTAQSGGGAQQAMSSASQLGQAAVAPLTQAGQAVAGLAQQAVQLATGLAQQAAQDAENEQDDERPGE; encoded by the coding sequence GTGGGGCAGTCGGTCGAAGTTGTCGTCTCGGAGTTGAACTCGGCATCAGCACGTCTGGAGGACGCCGCACAGCGGCTGCAGGACGGGTTGTCGAGCGTGGACGACGAGACGACGCAGTTGCTGGGTTCGGGGTGGAAGGGCGGGGCCGCGTCGGCCTACGGGCCCGCGTGGGAGCAGTGGCACGGCGGCGCGGAGCAGGTCGTGGAGGGCTTGCAGCGGATGTCGGAGCTGTTGACGATCGCAGGCAGGGAGTACGCCAAGACCGACGAGTCGGGCGCCGAGGCGCTCGGCTCGACCATGCAGGGATCTGGTGGGTCGGCGGGCGGAAGTGGCGCCGCGGGTGGCCAGAGCGCTGGCGCAGCGAGTGACCCGGGCGCAGCTCAGGGCGTGGTCGGGCAGGGCGATGGCGCGAGCAGTGCTGGTGGTGCCAATCCGACGGCACAGTCCGGCGGTGGGGCGCAGCAGGCGATGTCGTCGGCCTCGCAGCTCGGTCAGGCCGCCGTCGCACCACTCACACAGGCCGGGCAGGCCGTCGCCGGGCTGGCGCAGCAGGCCGTGCAGTTGGCGACCGGGCTGGCGCAGCAGGCCGCCCAGGATGCCGAGAACGAACAGGACGATGAGCGGCCTGGCGAGTAG
- the lpqB gene encoding MtrAB system accessory lipoprotein LpqB, which yields MLAGCAGVPSSSAPQAIGTVDRPAPPSLPTPTPGMDPDVLLREFLKATADPANRHLAARQFLTESASQSWDDAGSALLIDRVVFVETRGPERVTVTMRADILGSLSDMGVFETGEGALPDPGPIELIKTPGGWRIDRLPNGVFLDWQQFQSTYKRNTLYFVDPTGKTVVPDPRYVAVSDPDQLATELVTKLVSGPRPEMDNTVRNLLAAPLRLRGPVTRADGGKTGVGRGYGGARVDLENLSTTDPHSRQLLAAQVIWTLSRAGVNGPYVINADGAALDDRFAEGWSTSDVAATDPGADPGAAAGLHALVGGSLVSLDGQRAPRVPGSFGQIPDQKAAALSRSGQEVASVVTLRPGAPDMVSSLWVGAVGSDAAQAIDGRMLTRPSWSLDLAVWVVIDGANVVRVIQEAASGQPARIPVDAAAVATRFPGPINELQLSRDGTRAAMVIEGQVILAGVEQTQGGQYALTYPRRLGFGLGTTAVSLAWRTGDDIVVSRTDPKHPVSYVNLDGVNSDGPSRNLLAPVSTVAANPSTVYVADQRGVLALSGSAAEGDLAWAEVRPLMTPGAIPVLPG from the coding sequence ATGCTCGCGGGCTGCGCTGGTGTGCCGAGTTCCTCTGCGCCGCAGGCGATCGGGACGGTCGACCGACCGGCCCCGCCGAGCCTGCCGACGCCCACCCCCGGCATGGACCCCGACGTCCTGCTGCGCGAATTCCTCAAGGCCACCGCGGATCCGGCGAATCGTCACCTGGCCGCGCGTCAGTTCCTCACCGAGTCGGCGTCGCAGTCCTGGGACGACGCGGGCAGCGCGCTGCTGATCGACCGCGTCGTGTTCGTCGAGACCCGCGGACCCGAGCGGGTGACGGTGACGATGCGCGCCGACATTCTCGGCTCCCTGTCGGACATGGGGGTTTTCGAGACCGGCGAGGGTGCGCTGCCCGACCCCGGCCCGATCGAGTTGATCAAGACGCCCGGCGGCTGGCGCATCGACCGGCTGCCCAACGGGGTCTTTCTGGACTGGCAGCAGTTCCAGTCGACCTACAAGCGCAACACCCTGTACTTCGTCGACCCGACCGGCAAGACCGTCGTGCCCGACCCGCGCTACGTCGCGGTGTCCGATCCCGACCAGTTGGCCACCGAGTTGGTGACCAAGCTGGTCTCCGGGCCCCGCCCGGAGATGGACAACACCGTTCGCAACCTGCTCGCCGCGCCGCTGCGACTGCGCGGTCCCGTCACCCGGGCCGACGGCGGCAAGACCGGCGTGGGCCGCGGCTACGGCGGCGCCAGGGTCGACCTGGAGAACCTCTCGACCACCGACCCGCACAGTAGGCAACTGCTTGCCGCCCAGGTGATCTGGACGCTGTCCCGGGCGGGCGTCAACGGGCCCTACGTCATCAACGCCGACGGTGCGGCGCTCGACGACCGGTTCGCGGAGGGCTGGAGCACCTCCGACGTGGCAGCCACCGACCCGGGCGCCGATCCGGGGGCCGCCGCCGGTCTGCACGCACTCGTGGGCGGCTCGCTGGTGTCACTCGACGGACAGCGGGCGCCACGAGTGCCCGGGTCGTTCGGCCAGATACCCGACCAGAAGGCTGCAGCACTGTCACGCAGCGGCCAGGAGGTCGCGTCGGTGGTGACGTTGCGGCCGGGCGCCCCCGACATGGTGTCGTCGCTCTGGGTCGGCGCGGTGGGATCCGATGCCGCCCAAGCCATCGACGGACGCATGCTGACGCGGCCCAGTTGGTCTCTCGACCTCGCGGTCTGGGTGGTCATCGACGGCGCCAACGTCGTGCGCGTCATCCAGGAGGCCGCCTCGGGTCAGCCCGCCCGCATTCCCGTGGACGCCGCCGCCGTCGCCACGCGCTTCCCCGGCCCGATCAACGAACTCCAGCTGTCGCGCGACGGCACCCGTGCGGCGATGGTGATCGAGGGCCAGGTGATTCTCGCCGGGGTCGAGCAGACCCAGGGCGGGCAGTACGCCCTGACCTATCCGCGGCGGCTGGGCTTCGGGCTCGGCACCACCGCGGTGTCGTTGGCCTGGCGCACCGGCGATGACATCGTCGTCAGCCGCACCGATCCCAAGCACCCGGTGTCCTACGTCAACCTCGACGGGGTGAACTCCGACGGCCCCAGCCGCAATCTGCTGGCCCCGGTGTCGACCGTGGCGGCCAACCCGTCGACGGTGTACGTCGCCGATCAGCGTGGTGTGCTTGCCCTTTCGGGTTCGGCAGCCGAGGGTGACCTGGCGTGGGCCGAGGTGCGGCCGCTGATGACGCCCGGCGCGATACCGGTCCTGCCGGGCTGA
- the mtrB gene encoding MtrAB system histidine kinase MtrB — translation MIWGSRRRIRGRWGPSGPLLRGMGALSRALGFAWRRSLQLRVVTLTLGLSLAVILVLGFVLTSQITDRILEVKVRAATEEIDRARTTVSGIVGGEEARSLDSSLQLARNTLIDRKADSGAGLAGAFDAVLVVPGDGPRAATAAGPISQIPEPLRDFVKAGQVSYQYATVSADGFSGPALIVGSPTSSSVTNLELYLIFPLNNEENTIALVRGTMATGGVVLLGLLAAIALLVARQIVLPVRSASRIAERFAEGHLTERMPVRGEDDMARLAVSFNDMAESLSRQITQLEEFGNLQRRFTSDVSHELRTPLTTVRMAADLIHDHSDDLEPALRRATELMVSELDRFETLLADLLEISRHDAGVAELSVESEDLRSVVESALDNVGHLAKDADVDLIVDLPAEAVIAEVDARRVERILRNLIANAIDHAERKPVRIRMVADEDTVAVTVRDYGVGLRPGEEKLVFSRFWRSDPSRVRRSGGTGLGLAISIEDARLHQGRLEAWGEPGKGALFRLTLPLVRGHKVTTSPLPLKPTGPDRPPRRPAREHQDVGERT, via the coding sequence GTGATCTGGGGCTCGAGGCGGCGCATCCGCGGCCGTTGGGGGCCATCCGGCCCGCTTCTGCGCGGAATGGGTGCGCTGAGTCGGGCACTTGGATTCGCATGGCGCCGCTCGTTGCAACTCCGGGTGGTGACACTGACGCTCGGGCTGTCGCTGGCGGTCATCCTGGTGCTGGGTTTCGTGCTGACCAGTCAGATCACCGACCGCATCCTCGAGGTGAAGGTCCGCGCCGCGACCGAGGAGATCGATCGCGCCCGAACCACGGTGAGCGGGATCGTCGGTGGCGAGGAGGCCCGCTCGCTCGACAGCAGCCTGCAGTTGGCCCGCAACACGCTCATCGACCGCAAGGCCGACTCGGGTGCCGGTCTCGCCGGTGCCTTCGACGCCGTCCTGGTGGTGCCCGGCGACGGGCCCCGCGCGGCGACTGCCGCGGGACCCATCAGCCAGATACCCGAACCGCTGCGCGACTTCGTCAAGGCCGGCCAGGTCAGTTACCAGTACGCCACCGTGAGCGCCGACGGCTTCTCGGGTCCTGCCCTGATCGTCGGCAGCCCGACGTCGTCGTCGGTGACCAATCTCGAGCTGTACCTGATCTTCCCGTTGAACAACGAGGAGAACACCATCGCGTTGGTGCGCGGCACCATGGCCACCGGTGGCGTCGTGCTGCTGGGCCTGCTGGCCGCCATCGCCCTGCTGGTGGCCCGACAGATCGTGCTGCCGGTGCGGTCGGCGTCGCGGATCGCCGAGCGGTTCGCCGAGGGGCACCTGACCGAGCGCATGCCGGTGCGCGGCGAGGACGACATGGCGCGATTGGCGGTGTCGTTCAACGATATGGCCGAGAGCCTGTCGCGGCAGATCACTCAGCTCGAGGAGTTCGGAAATCTGCAGCGACGCTTCACGTCTGACGTCAGCCACGAGTTGCGCACGCCGTTGACCACGGTGCGCATGGCCGCCGACCTGATCCACGATCACAGCGACGACCTCGAGCCCGCCCTGCGCCGCGCCACCGAGTTGATGGTCAGCGAGCTGGACCGATTCGAGACGCTGCTGGCCGATCTGCTCGAGATCTCGCGACACGATGCCGGTGTGGCCGAGCTGTCAGTCGAATCCGAGGATCTGCGGTCGGTGGTGGAGAGCGCGCTGGACAACGTCGGCCACCTCGCCAAGGACGCCGACGTCGACCTCATCGTGGACCTGCCCGCCGAGGCGGTCATCGCCGAGGTCGACGCGCGCCGTGTGGAACGGATTCTGCGCAACCTCATCGCCAACGCCATCGATCACGCCGAGCGCAAGCCGGTGCGGATTCGGATGGTCGCCGACGAGGACACCGTCGCCGTCACGGTTCGCGACTACGGTGTCGGGCTGCGCCCGGGCGAGGAGAAGTTGGTGTTCAGCCGATTCTGGCGATCCGATCCGTCCCGGGTGCGCCGCTCCGGGGGCACCGGGCTGGGCCTGGCCATCAGCATCGAGGACGCCCGGCTGCACCAGGGCCGGCTTGAGGCGTGGGGCGAGCCCGGCAAGGGCGCATTGTTCCGGCTCACCCTTCCGCTGGTGCGCGGGCACAAGGTCACCACCAGCCCGCTTCCGCTCAAGCCCACGGGCCCGGACCGTCCACCGCGCCGACCGGCCCGGGAACACCAGGACGTGGGGGAGCGCACGTGA
- the mtrA gene encoding two-component system response regulator MtrA, which yields MDAMRQRILVVDDDPSLAEMLTIVLRGEGFDTAVVADGTQALTAVRELRPDLVLLDLMLPGMNGIDVCRVLRADSGVPIVMLTAKTDTVDVVLGLESGADDYVMKPFKQKELVARVRARLRRNDDGPAEMLSIADIDIDVPAHKVTRAGEQISLTPLEFDLLVALARKPRQVFTRDVLLEQVWGYRHPADTRLVNVHVQRLRAKVEQDPENPQVVLTVRGVGYKAGPP from the coding sequence ATGGACGCCATGAGGCAAAGGATTCTGGTCGTCGACGACGATCCATCGCTGGCCGAGATGCTGACGATCGTGCTGCGCGGTGAGGGATTCGACACCGCGGTCGTCGCCGACGGCACCCAGGCGCTCACCGCGGTACGTGAGTTGCGGCCGGATCTGGTGCTGCTGGACCTGATGCTGCCCGGCATGAACGGCATCGATGTGTGCCGCGTGCTGCGCGCCGACTCCGGTGTGCCGATCGTGATGCTGACGGCCAAGACCGACACCGTCGACGTCGTGCTGGGCCTGGAGTCCGGTGCCGATGACTACGTGATGAAGCCCTTCAAGCAGAAGGAGCTCGTCGCACGGGTGCGCGCACGGCTGCGCCGCAACGACGACGGTCCCGCCGAGATGCTGTCGATCGCCGATATCGACATCGACGTGCCCGCGCACAAGGTGACTCGGGCCGGTGAGCAGATCTCGCTCACCCCGCTGGAGTTCGACCTGTTGGTGGCGTTGGCGCGCAAACCACGGCAGGTGTTTACTCGGGATGTGCTGCTCGAACAGGTGTGGGGCTATCGTCACCCGGCTGACACGCGCCTGGTGAACGTGCATGTCCAGCGGCTGCGGGCCAAGGTCGAGCAGGATCCCGAGAACCCGCAGGTGGTGCTGACCGTTCGAGGAGTGGGATACAAGGCCGGACCCCCGTGA
- a CDS encoding dTMP kinase, whose amino-acid sequence MLIVIEGVDGAGKRTLTDGLRSSFEADGKTVTTLAFPRYKQSVHADVAAEALHGQHGDLSESVYAMAMLFALDRADARDQIAQLRADYDVVILDRYVASNAAYSAARLHQGVDGEVVEWVRNLEFDRFALPTPDWQVLLAVPTELAAQRAERRAELEADRARDAYERDDGLQRRTNEAYAALAEAGWCGRWAVAGPDTTPAELARELAR is encoded by the coding sequence GTGCTCATCGTGATCGAGGGCGTCGACGGTGCTGGCAAGCGCACGCTCACTGACGGGCTGCGCTCGAGCTTCGAGGCGGACGGCAAGACCGTCACGACGCTGGCGTTCCCGCGCTACAAGCAGTCGGTCCACGCCGACGTCGCCGCCGAGGCCCTGCACGGTCAGCACGGTGACCTGTCGGAGTCGGTGTACGCCATGGCGATGCTGTTCGCGCTCGACAGGGCCGACGCCCGCGACCAGATCGCACAGCTGCGCGCCGACTATGACGTCGTCATCCTCGACCGCTACGTGGCCTCCAATGCGGCCTACAGCGCGGCCCGGTTGCACCAGGGCGTCGACGGCGAGGTGGTCGAGTGGGTGCGCAATCTCGAGTTCGATAGGTTCGCGCTGCCGACGCCGGACTGGCAGGTGCTGCTTGCGGTGCCGACCGAGCTGGCCGCCCAACGAGCGGAGCGTCGGGCCGAGCTCGAGGCCGACCGGGCCCGTGACGCCTACGAGCGCGACGACGGTCTGCAGCGCCGCACCAACGAGGCGTACGCCGCGCTCGCCGAGGCTGGCTGGTGCGGTCGGTGGGCTGTCGCGGGCCCCGATACCACCCCCGCCGAACTCGCCCGGGAACTCGCGCGCTGA
- a CDS encoding WXG100 family type VII secretion target, translated as MTMLVVDFAQLQAAIDHMTRFEQDVSECLDDIDHTMAALRATWHGEASDSQAQAQQQWETGAEQMKTALEQLRKIAQAAHTNYSDAVSKNGQMWE; from the coding sequence ATGACGATGCTGGTGGTGGACTTCGCGCAGCTGCAGGCGGCCATCGATCACATGACGAGATTCGAGCAGGACGTCTCCGAGTGCCTCGACGACATCGACCACACCATGGCGGCATTGCGGGCGACATGGCACGGGGAGGCGTCGGATTCCCAAGCGCAGGCGCAGCAGCAGTGGGAGACGGGTGCCGAGCAGATGAAGACGGCGCTGGAGCAGTTGAGGAAGATCGCCCAGGCCGCGCACACGAACTACTCGGACGCGGTCAGCAAGAACGGGCAGATGTGGGAGTAG